From Pseudomonadota bacterium:
ATATACAGAATGGGCAGTTATGAAATGGCATTGCATAAATGTAGGAAGAAAATACCGTGATGATCATCACCAGGGCAAAACCGAAAAACCACACCCAGCCTGCGGCGTAAAATATTCCTGCCGCCAACCGCCAACCGCGCCTGAGCATCACCCCGGTAACCAGCAGAACTCCCGCAGTGCCGTAAAAAATCGCCAGCATCGTTCCAACGGGCAGACTTTCCATAAGATTTGGGCCGGCATCGGCAGCAGTACTGAATACGACGGCGCAACAGGAGGTAATGATATCAGGCTTCAACCCCGCGATATACAGTGTTTGAAAAATGATGTCGGTAAACAAAAATGGAACGAGCAGTAAAAGATACACATACTTGAACTTTACCAGGGGATATTTTTCAGAGGTAATATCGAGCTTGTGGATGACAATCCAGAATCCATAGAGAAAAACCCCGGCCAACTTGATCAGCAATGCAGGCATGCCGAACGGATTGGCGAGCAAGGCACCGGTTGCACACATGGCGCCGACAATCACCTGGCAGAAATGATCGGCAGCCAGCACAAACAACATCAGGCTGATAATCTGAAAACCAAGGGCATAGGCGACCAGGGTTGACGACAGCCAGATTTCGCTCTCAAGTCGAATCTGGCGATTAGTATCACTTGACGGGTCCCAGAATCTGATCACCCGGATGGCGGTTCCAGCGGCGATTACCAGCAGAAACACAACAATCAAACTGCAAAATGTAAGAGTAAGGCTCCAGGAATTAAGAAACATCGATACGACCGTCCTTGATTTTAATTATTTGGTTCAAATCAGGGTGATCGGTAATAAGAGAATCATGGGAGGCAATTATGATCGTTTTGCCTGCAGCGCGCAGTGCGGACATGATTTCCATGAATTCCACACTCAATTTCGTATCAAGATGAGCCGTGGGTTCATCAGCGAGAATTATCGGCGGATCATTAATAAGGGCACGGGCAATGGCAACTCGCTGGAGTTCGCCGCCGGATATCTGGCCTGCCGGGAAATTCTCTCTATGCGTAATAGAAAGCTGTTCTATTAATCTTCGGGCGCGAGCTTTCCTTTCGGAAGGTGATATTCCTAGAGGCAAAAGCGGCAGGGTAATATTATCAAGAACGGTCAATTGGGGGAGTATATTAAATTGTTGAAATATGAAACCGATGGTCTGACGACGATGGATGGTGAGGAAACGGTCCGGCAATCTGGACAGCGCCTGGCCGGCAATTTCCGCCTTACCGCTGGTTGGCGGAAAAACACAGCCGATAATGGCAAGCAAGGTGCTTTTGCCGGAACCACTCGCACCTTGCAGACAGGTCATGGTATTGGGCTCAATGCGAAGGCTGACATTCTCTAAGGCCTTCACCTCGTTGAGCAGGCCCTGATTATAAATTTTTGTTACCGAATCAAGTTCTATAAGCATCGTATCAACGTATGGCTGAATCAGCGGGGACAATCGCGCACCGCCAGGCAGGTATAACCGTTGCCGCCAGATACGGCAGCACGGATATGCTGAAAATCAACAATAAATCACTGAAAGTTACATTGGGGAGTATTTTCAATGAAGGATAAATCACCGACCAGCCGAAAAGAACCGGCCTGAAGAGGGCGGCATCGAAAAAAGCAACATGGGCATATGCCATGGTGCAGCCGAGAATAAAAGCGAGAATCGAAACCAGGAAACTTTCCCAGAAACGGATAATCAGGATATCGTTTGTTTCCCAACCAAGGATTTTCAAAATGCCGATTTCCCGCCGTTCTTCCGGGGAAAGGCCTGAAGCTTTATCCCAGGCAAGAATAATAAAGGCGGCAAGGGCGGTGAGCAGACACACCGACGCAAAACCGCTCCGCCAGCCAAAAACAACCTGATAGGTTTTCATGATCTGCGGTTTGGTGATTACCCTGGTATCCGGCAGCAGGGATGCAATTTTTTGGGCAATTGTATTAATTTCTCTGGGATTCGAGACATAGATGCATAAATCGGTCACCATTCCTCCAGGAACTTTGAACAGATCTGCGGCGTCTTCAATGTTCATCGCCAGGAGATCCGCGGTGAGCATGTCGGTTTCATCTTTAAAAACACCGACAATCGCCAAAGATTTTATGGTCAGATCGGGTCTGAAAAATGAGATCACCTTTCTGTCCTTGAGGGCCATTATATCCAGAGCCGAATTGCCGACCACCACCCCTCCCCTTTCATCAGCACCGGGAAAGCGACCGTTTTTCAGGGTGAAACCGAGTTTGTCACCCATTGGCATCTTTGAAGCATCTAGGCCGATAACCGTATAGTTTGCCAATTTTGATTCGTCAAAATAATAGCCCCAGATCCTGGGAACAATTGTCCTGATCCCAAAAATTGTTGAAAGCGCATCTATATATGAAAGGGGAATAGCTTCCTGACGACCGGCAGACATTCGTTGAATGGTGATTTCTGGCGCATATTTAAGATTTTCCGCAGCA
This genomic window contains:
- a CDS encoding ABC transporter ATP-binding protein produces the protein MLIELDSVTKIYNQGLLNEVKALENVSLRIEPNTMTCLQGASGSGKSTLLAIIGCVFPPTSGKAEIAGQALSRLPDRFLTIHRRQTIGFIFQQFNILPQLTVLDNITLPLLPLGISPSERKARARRLIEQLSITHRENFPAGQISGGELQRVAIARALINDPPIILADEPTAHLDTKLSVEFMEIMSALRAAGKTIIIASHDSLITDHPDLNQIIKIKDGRIDVS
- a CDS encoding ABC transporter permease, which translates into the protein MKKIIEKQINLLDYSLASLWRRKLKNISVLLVFAAVIFLLGSLQLVNTGLTRAAAENLKYAPEITIQRMSAGRQEAIPLSYIDALSTIFGIRTIVPRIWGYYFDESKLANYTVIGLDASKMPMGDKLGFTLKNGRFPGADERGGVVVGNSALDIMALKDRKVISFFRPDLTIKSLAIVGVFKDETDMLTADLLAMNIEDAADLFKVPGGMVTDLCIYVSNPREINTIAQKIASLLPDTRVITKPQIMKTYQVVFGWRSGFASVCLLTALAAFIILAWDKASGLSPEERREIGILKILGWETNDILIIRFWESFLVSILAFILGCTMAYAHVAFFDAALFRPVLFGWSVIYPSLKILPNVTFSDLLLIFSISVLPYLAATVIPAWRCAIVPADSAIR